A single window of Nasonia vitripennis strain AsymCx chromosome 4, Nvit_psr_1.1, whole genome shotgun sequence DNA harbors:
- the LOC116738583 gene encoding uncharacterized protein LOC116738583 has translation MTTLSNDFFTLLQSLMDKFNFKAENIYNVDETDISIVPKSCSRVVARTGHKQVGGKTAAERGETVTAEICMSAAGAFMPPMLIFPRVKENKELLEGAPAGAWAEFHKSGWIQVYIYTRWFRRFINYSHASKDNPVLLLLDGHVSHVKNLEVIELAMEHGVEIICFPPHCAHRMQPLDVGFMKPISHYYTEEVNAFQRTGERVTLKNLFLLFAKAFMNAGKIDTVNANSSS, from the coding sequence ATGACAACATTAtccaatgatttttttacattgTTGCAGTCTCTGATGGATAAATTCAACTTCAAagctgaaaatatttacaatgttGATGAGACTGACATATCCATAGTACCTAAATCATGCTCTAGAGTAGTGGCACGTACAGGACACAAACAAGTTGGAGGCAAAACTGCTGCTGAAAGAGGTGAAACCGTCACTGCAGAAATTTGCATGTCAGCCGCAGGAGCTTTCATGCCACCTATGCTGATTTTTCCTAgagtgaaagaaaataaagaactACTTGAAGGAGCGCCAGCTGGAGCATGGGCTGAATTTCACAAAAGTGGATGGATACAAGTTTACATTTATACAAGATGGTTTAGAAGATTCATTAATTATTCTCATGCTTCAAAAGACAACCCAGTACTGCTGTTATTAGATGGGCATGTCAGTCATGTAAAGAACCTAGAAGTAATTGAGTTGGCGATGGAGCATGGAGTTGAAATCATCTGTTTTCCACCTCACTGCGCGCATAGAAtgcaaccacttgatgtcggCTTCATGAAACCTATAAGTCATTATTATACAGAAGAAGTAAATGCATTTCAACGAACAGGTGAACGAGtcactttaaaaaatttgtttctgtTGTTTGCAAAGGCATTCATGAATGCTGGAAAAATAGATACAGTCAACGCCAATTCCAGTTCCTAA
- the LOC107981984 gene encoding uncharacterized protein LOC107981984: MEFAKKLLQEETTNEIHAASGSQSLTQTKLQVGQKRSSTVVQLTDNIGNEDETEDFQNVNVNKKARKTKIGEEFCFWTESQTKLLLSLYKEHQSKLDEGSMRHKVFWTLVVEGLKQKGHAFTTVQCSTKMDTLKRESEISQFTNWQ; encoded by the exons ATGGAGTTTGCCAAAAAGTTATTGCAAGAAGAAACTACAAATGAAATTCATGCAGCAAGTGGTAGTCAATCATTGACGCAAACAAAGTTGCAAGTAGGACAAAAAAGATCATCAACTGTAGTTCAGTTGACAGACAACATTGGCAATGAAGATGAAACAGAAGATTTTCAAAATGTAAATGTCAAcaaaaaagcaagaaaaacCAAGATTG GTGAAGAATTTTGTTTTTGGACTGAATCCCAGACTAAGTTGCTTCTGTCGCTATACAAAGAACATCAATCAAAGTTAGACGAAGGATCAATGAGGCATAAGGTATTTTGGACTCTAGTCGTTGAAGGATTAAAACAAAAAGGACATGCTTTCACTACTGTTCAATGCTCTACTAAAATGGATACGTTAAAAAGAGAAAGTGAAATATCACAATTCACAAACTGGCAATGA